The following proteins come from a genomic window of Micromonospora zamorensis:
- a CDS encoding SIMPL domain-containing protein — protein sequence MAMDGPVVQVRGEVTREVPPELARFAVTVTARGRDREATLTQLAERAAAVRVLLDGSEPAVARRETGDLWVRPQTKRSGERVVGWLGSVTTTVTVTDFTALGELMLRLADQDQVSVSGPWWELRPDSPVHREARHAAIRDALLRAREYAEALGARVTALIELADTGPADRPMFARAAFAGGGGAGGGPPELELDPQPQTVQAAVQARFTISDPVLD from the coding sequence ATGGCGATGGACGGCCCGGTGGTGCAGGTGCGCGGCGAGGTGACCCGGGAGGTGCCGCCCGAGCTGGCCCGGTTCGCTGTCACGGTGACGGCCCGTGGTCGGGATCGGGAGGCGACGTTGACTCAGCTCGCCGAGCGGGCCGCCGCCGTCCGGGTGCTGTTGGACGGTTCCGAGCCGGCGGTGGCCCGGCGGGAGACCGGCGACCTGTGGGTCCGGCCGCAGACCAAGCGCTCCGGCGAGCGTGTGGTGGGATGGCTGGGCAGCGTCACCACGACGGTCACGGTCACCGACTTCACCGCCCTCGGTGAGCTGATGCTCCGGCTGGCCGACCAGGACCAGGTCTCGGTGAGCGGTCCGTGGTGGGAGCTTCGTCCGGACAGCCCCGTGCACCGCGAGGCGCGACACGCCGCGATCCGCGACGCACTGCTGCGGGCCCGGGAGTACGCGGAGGCGCTCGGCGCCCGGGTCACCGCTCTGATCGAGCTGGCCGACACCGGCCCGGCGGACCGGCCGATGTTCGCCCGGGCGGCGTTCGCCGGGGGTGGCGGCGCGGGTGGTGGCCCGCCGGAGCTTGAGCTGGACCCGCAGCCGCAGACCGTGCAGGCGGCGGTGCAGGCGCGGTTCACCATCAGCGATCCGGTTCTCGACTGA
- a CDS encoding prephenate dehydrogenase, with the protein MTDGTTGRYAGVRAAVIGTGLIGGSVLLRLAEAGLDVVGWDPDPATRERAQDRGVVAPATIEQAVAGRDVVFLCGPLPTLAGTLALVAELTAPGCVLTDVGSTKVEVAEAADRLGLTDRFVPGHPMAGAESAGLTAASPTLLAGAAWVLCPAPGTATDAFRWLTGLLVELFEARVVPMSASAHDSAAALASHVPHLLAGALAGATQRAPLRDAVLTLAAGSFSDGTRVAGTPAERTANMLLGNRDRVLHELDEVRAFLDGLAAALRAGDAPALIARYAEARAARSALSGRRLAGQTREFAVDGDHDAEVTWLRGLGDVGGHLTGCQVGSGTVSYTAWLPVAD; encoded by the coding sequence ATGACCGACGGCACGACCGGGCGGTACGCCGGGGTGCGGGCGGCGGTGATCGGTACGGGCCTGATCGGCGGCTCGGTGCTGTTGCGCCTGGCCGAGGCCGGCCTGGACGTCGTCGGATGGGATCCCGACCCGGCGACCCGGGAGCGGGCCCAGGACCGGGGAGTGGTCGCCCCGGCCACGATCGAGCAGGCTGTGGCCGGGCGGGACGTGGTGTTCCTCTGCGGCCCGCTGCCCACTCTTGCGGGCACCCTGGCCCTGGTGGCCGAGCTGACCGCGCCCGGCTGTGTGCTCACCGACGTCGGCAGCACCAAGGTCGAGGTGGCGGAGGCGGCCGACCGACTCGGGCTCACCGACCGGTTCGTCCCCGGGCACCCCATGGCCGGTGCGGAGTCCGCCGGTCTGACCGCCGCCTCGCCGACCCTGCTGGCGGGTGCCGCCTGGGTGCTCTGCCCGGCGCCGGGCACCGCGACCGACGCCTTCCGCTGGCTGACCGGGCTGCTGGTGGAGCTGTTCGAAGCCCGGGTCGTGCCGATGTCCGCGTCGGCACACGACTCGGCGGCTGCGCTCGCCTCGCACGTGCCGCACCTGCTGGCCGGCGCGCTGGCCGGGGCGACGCAGCGGGCGCCGCTGCGCGACGCGGTGCTGACGCTGGCGGCGGGCAGTTTCTCCGACGGCACGCGGGTCGCCGGCACACCGGCGGAGCGGACCGCGAACATGCTGCTCGGCAACCGCGACCGGGTCCTGCACGAGCTGGACGAGGTCCGCGCCTTCCTGGACGGGCTGGCCGCCGCCCTTCGGGCCGGCGACGCGCCCGCGCTCATCGCCCGGTACGCGGAGGCGAGAGCGGCCCGGTCGGCGCTGTCGGGTCGGCGGTTGGCCGGTCAGACCCGGGAGTTCGCTGTCGACGGCGACCACGATGCCGAGGTGACCTGGCTGCGCGGGTTGGGCGACGTCGGCGGGCACCTGACCGGGTGTCAGGTCGGCTCCGGGACGGTTTCCTACACCGCGTGGCTTCCCGTGGCTGACTAG